AAAAAAATCAGGGAAAAAATAGAGTATAATACGGCAAAACCGCAATATATAGAGACTATATGGGGGGTCGGATACCGCTTTAAGGTATGATAAGGTTAAAATGGGTAAAATATTTTATATTATGGGTAAAAGTGCGTCCGGAAAGGATCGGATATATGAAAGCCTGATAAAGGATCCGATGATATCTTTGACTCCTCTGGTGCTTTATACCACCCGGCCGATAAGAAGCGGTGAAACACAGGGAAAAGAATACTATTTTGTAGATCAGGATAAGCTGGATGAATTACGGGCTGCAGGAAAGATTATAGAGGAGCGTGTATACGAAACAGTTCATGGTAAATGGTTTTATTTTACGGCAGATGACGGGCAGGTTGATTTGCAAAACGGAAATTATCTGGGCATCGGAACGCTGGAGTCGTATATTAAACTTCAAAAGTATTATGGTAACGAAGTTCTTTGCCCTGTTTATGTGGAGGTAGAGGATGGGATTCGCCTGGAGAGGGCGCTTCGGCGGGAAAAATTACAGGCGAACCCAAAGTATGCAGAGCTTTGCCGTCGCTTTTTGGCTGACAATGAAGATTTTAAAGAAGAGCACATCCAGGAAGCGGGAATCACCCGACGCTTTCAGAACAGTGAAGATTTTACAAAGTGTA
The window above is part of the Novisyntrophococcus fermenticellae genome. Proteins encoded here:
- a CDS encoding nucleoside/nucleotide kinase family protein, giving the protein MGKIFYIMGKSASGKDRIYESLIKDPMISLTPLVLYTTRPIRSGETQGKEYYFVDQDKLDELRAAGKIIEERVYETVHGKWFYFTADDGQVDLQNGNYLGIGTLESYIKLQKYYGNEVLCPVYVEVEDGIRLERALRREKLQANPKYAELCRRFLADNEDFKEEHIQEAGITRRFQNSEDFTKCMEEIRIFIQEHQKTL